A single window of Pyrus communis chromosome 10, drPyrComm1.1, whole genome shotgun sequence DNA harbors:
- the LOC137748595 gene encoding gibberellin-regulated protein 11-like, protein MALSSRTLMVSMLVSFMLLQCFTEAADHQYEMLGVNGAPSPKPPTLDCGVACEGRCKLSSRPRLCKRACGSCCDKCSCVPPGTSGNYESCPCYFNLKTHNQTRKCP, encoded by the exons ATGGCTTTGTCATCAAGAACGCTCATGGTTTCCATGCTTGTCTCTTTTATGCTTCTTCAATGTTTCACCGAAGCAGCTGATCACCAGTATGAGATG TTGGGCGTCAATGGAGCACCGAGCCCCAAGCCCCCAACTTTAG ATTGTGGAGTGGCATGTGAAGGAAGATGCAAGCTATCATCGAGGCCTCGTCTTTGCAAAAGGGCATGTGGGAGTTGTTGTGACAAGTGCAGTTGTGTTCCTCCAGGCACTTCTGGCAACTACGAATCTTGTCCTTGCTACTTTAACCTCAAAACCCACAACCAAACCCGCAAGTGCCcttaa